In one window of Desulfonatronospira thiodismutans ASO3-1 DNA:
- a CDS encoding zinc dependent phospholipase C family protein yields the protein MTHTHFAFEILRAASLLPVAVYSLLTAYSTNFIYGSVVADYFLGKPGQKNPHDWETGFMLLQAAGKRTDQAFACGFLSHLAADTVAHGKMDLGSRGKLGHAWVEMESDSLVTRKCWPAVARMDKSRLKSNDRLARKVIDPKDCRSKGFQGVYRAYLSMSGLNRRRITSYYHEDFDKYHQMSVQRAIDVLSRKESSTYVRMTPNIKKKKKVLTALKSIFV from the coding sequence ATGACCCATACACATTTCGCCTTTGAGATACTGCGGGCGGCCAGTTTGCTGCCGGTAGCAGTGTACTCTCTTCTAACAGCCTATTCCACCAATTTCATTTACGGTTCGGTGGTGGCGGACTATTTTCTGGGCAAGCCGGGACAGAAAAACCCCCATGACTGGGAAACCGGGTTTATGTTGTTGCAGGCTGCAGGCAAACGCACGGATCAGGCTTTTGCCTGTGGTTTTTTAAGCCATCTGGCTGCTGACACAGTGGCCCACGGTAAAATGGACCTGGGTTCCAGGGGCAAACTGGGCCATGCCTGGGTGGAGATGGAGTCCGACAGCCTGGTGACCAGAAAGTGCTGGCCGGCTGTAGCCCGCATGGACAAAAGCCGGCTGAAGTCAAATGACCGGCTGGCCAGAAAGGTGATAGACCCCAAGGATTGCCGGTCCAAGGGCTTTCAGGGGGTGTACCGGGCCTATCTGAGCATGTCCGGGTTAAACCGCCGCCGCATAACCAGTTATTACCACGAAGACTTCGACAAGTACCACCAGATGTCTGTCCAGCGCGCCATAGACGTTTTGAGCCGCAAGGAGTCCAGTACCTACGTGCGCATGACCCCCAACATCAAAAAGAAGAAAAAAGTCCTCACAGCGCTGAAAAGCATCTTTGTCTGA
- a CDS encoding NAD-dependent succinate-semialdehyde dehydrogenase — translation MGYKAVNPATGEELQSVACIGSRELESALEESFQAYLQWRETGYECRAGLVGAVGEILRQNSKKYADIITREMGKPIAAARGEIDKCARLCDFYAEHGAGYLSDEEIKVDSGRSFVTYNPLGPVLAVMPWNFPFWQVLRFAVPALMAGNTCLLKHAANVPGCAAEVEKVLLQAGLPRGVFSNLFINKEQALEILGDGRVRGATLTGSVSAGRAIAERAGSMLKKTVLELGGSDPYLVLEDADLELAARTCAASRLMNNGQTCIAAKRIIVVQKVYDDFMDLFLQEMARANMADPMHDDCTLGPMAREDLRRELHGQVERSMGQGARLELGGYIPEGPGFWYPGTVLSGVKPGMPAFEEELFGPAAAVISANDEKEAIELANRTRFGLGSAVFTRDIERGTRIASSEIEAGSCFVNSMVQSDPRLPFGGIKDSGYGRELSVQGIREFTNIKTVFVR, via the coding sequence ATGGGATATAAGGCTGTAAACCCTGCCACTGGAGAAGAGCTGCAAAGTGTAGCCTGCATAGGTTCCCGGGAACTTGAGAGTGCCCTGGAGGAAAGTTTCCAGGCGTACCTTCAGTGGCGGGAGACGGGGTATGAATGCCGTGCAGGGCTTGTAGGTGCTGTTGGGGAGATATTGAGACAGAACAGTAAGAAATATGCAGATATTATTACCAGGGAAATGGGCAAGCCCATAGCCGCGGCCAGGGGAGAAATAGACAAGTGTGCCCGGCTCTGTGATTTTTATGCAGAACATGGCGCAGGTTATTTATCAGATGAAGAGATAAAAGTGGATAGCGGCAGAAGCTTTGTGACTTACAATCCCCTGGGGCCTGTGCTTGCTGTGATGCCCTGGAATTTTCCTTTCTGGCAGGTTCTGCGTTTCGCTGTACCCGCGCTCATGGCCGGCAATACCTGCCTGCTCAAGCATGCGGCCAACGTACCCGGATGCGCTGCCGAGGTTGAAAAGGTCCTTTTGCAGGCGGGTCTACCCAGGGGAGTTTTCTCAAACCTGTTCATCAACAAGGAGCAGGCCCTGGAAATCCTGGGAGACGGGCGCGTCAGAGGGGCCACCCTTACAGGAAGCGTGAGCGCCGGCAGGGCAATAGCAGAGCGCGCCGGAAGCATGCTCAAGAAGACCGTGCTGGAGCTCGGAGGCAGTGATCCTTACTTGGTCCTGGAGGACGCGGACCTGGAGCTTGCAGCCCGGACATGCGCCGCAAGCAGGCTCATGAACAACGGGCAGACATGTATAGCAGCCAAGAGGATCATTGTGGTGCAAAAGGTCTACGACGATTTTATGGATCTGTTTCTGCAGGAAATGGCCCGGGCGAACATGGCAGATCCCATGCATGATGACTGCACCCTTGGGCCCATGGCCAGGGAAGACCTGCGCCGGGAACTGCACGGCCAGGTGGAACGTTCCATGGGGCAGGGAGCAAGGCTTGAGCTTGGGGGATATATTCCCGAAGGTCCCGGATTCTGGTATCCAGGTACTGTTCTTTCCGGTGTAAAGCCTGGCATGCCGGCTTTTGAGGAGGAACTTTTCGGGCCTGCAGCGGCCGTCATAAGCGCTAATGATGAAAAAGAAGCCATAGAGCTGGCCAACAGGACCAGGTTCGGCCTGGGTTCTGCGGTTTTTACCCGGGATATAGAGCGTGGCACCAGGATCGCTTCCAGTGAGATCGAGGCTGGCTCCTGTTTTGTAAATTCCATGGTCCAGTCGGATCCCAGGCTGCCCTTTGGAGGGATTAAAGACAGCGGGTACGGCCGTGAACTTTCCGTTCAGGGCATAAGAGAATTTACCAACATCAAGACGGTATTCGTCAGGTAG
- a CDS encoding hybrid sensor histidine kinase/response regulator, producing the protein MNQNKQKENEQMQQAFREEAGDILPELETTLLELEENPDDSELINRAFRALHTIKGSGAIFGFDQLSEFTHEIENAFDLVRSGKMQVSKRLLDLTLQAKDKIHALLYHPETVSRESLDQILKSIEEILPEQGSKSSEDPAQHVQEEDPQGETEVYHIRFKPERDIFATGTDPLMLVDELRELGPIFVAAHHEEIPDLESIDPEKCYVWWDILLASNMGRGAIDDVFIFVDEDSELSIEVLEHPGDAGEENLQTIWEKTFTPSDSSTLDAQNSPQPEKEPEHEQVYQEDEEEDKAREPEVEPETKAPPPPDPQEEKPAPPQAEQKEKSQARPQKTQPDKDKKPQDKQAAQAQTSSMPDSLRVNVGLLENLMNLAGELVLSRNQLMQAISTQDDQTINLAGQRIDLVTSELQEAIMLTRMQPVSNVFNKFPRVVRDMSQSLGKDIELYLEGKEVELDKTIIEGLSDPLTHLVRNSADHAIEKPDERVAKGKKPQGKIVLKAFHAAGQVNIEIIDDGKGIPVERIVEKALDKGLITEEQVRTMSDKDKAQLIFLPGLSTADQITDVSGRGVGMDVVKSNLDRLGGQVDIDTEEGKGTSIRIKLPLTLAIIPSLLISVSQERFAIPQINVDELIQIPAQQVQEKIEVVGDAQVLILRGELIPLVGLNEILRLDQKNTRSKARVTSIEEARSRKDRQDKKAETSAQTSEKSRSEDAGLEKEVIEASKWSISGEEDINIVVVYSGTFKYGLVVDELHDSVEIVVKPLGRHLKACDGYAGATIMGDGHVALILDVVGMARLAELSSMAGTEKAQEMAREQETEKEKDLHSLFLFNNGPREHCAVPLDLVARVELIKAEDIEITGGKKVIQYRGGVLPVFALHEAASVEHLELEGELVVIVFYMAGHEVGLLASPPVDAREVRVEIDDFTLKQNGISGSAVLDGYTTLIVDIYEFMETLNPQWFESREKVQPLEQEGGTQILLVEDSDFFRSQVKKFIQDEGYEVATAEDGAVAWQYMQDNPGEVQLVVTDLEMPNMDGFELTEHIKSDDRFNHLPVLALTSLAGEEDVARGKKVGIDDYQIKLDKEKLLQSIFSFLSSKAA; encoded by the coding sequence GAACTGGAGGAGAACCCGGATGATTCCGAACTGATCAACCGTGCTTTCAGGGCGCTGCACACCATAAAGGGATCAGGGGCCATATTCGGCTTTGACCAACTGTCCGAGTTCACCCATGAGATAGAAAATGCCTTCGACCTTGTCCGCAGCGGAAAAATGCAGGTCTCAAAAAGACTTCTGGACCTGACATTGCAGGCCAAGGACAAGATCCACGCCCTGCTTTACCATCCCGAAACCGTAAGCCGGGAGAGCCTGGATCAGATTTTAAAATCCATCGAAGAAATTTTGCCGGAGCAGGGATCTAAATCCTCTGAAGACCCGGCGCAGCATGTCCAGGAAGAGGACCCACAGGGAGAAACAGAAGTTTATCATATCCGGTTCAAGCCCGAAAGAGACATCTTCGCCACTGGAACCGACCCCCTGATGCTTGTGGATGAACTAAGAGAACTCGGCCCCATCTTTGTTGCAGCTCATCATGAAGAAATCCCTGACCTGGAGTCCATTGACCCTGAAAAATGCTATGTATGGTGGGATATATTACTTGCTTCAAACATGGGCAGAGGTGCAATAGATGATGTTTTCATCTTTGTGGATGAAGACAGCGAGCTAAGCATCGAGGTTCTGGAGCATCCTGGTGATGCCGGCGAAGAAAACCTGCAGACAATCTGGGAAAAAACATTCACCCCTTCAGATAGCAGCACCCTGGATGCACAGAATAGTCCCCAACCTGAAAAAGAACCTGAACATGAACAGGTTTACCAGGAGGATGAGGAGGAAGACAAGGCCCGGGAGCCTGAAGTTGAGCCGGAGACAAAGGCCCCGCCACCGCCAGATCCTCAGGAGGAAAAGCCAGCACCACCCCAAGCTGAACAAAAAGAAAAAAGCCAGGCCAGGCCGCAAAAGACCCAGCCGGACAAGGATAAAAAGCCACAGGACAAGCAGGCTGCTCAGGCTCAGACCTCGTCCATGCCTGATTCCCTGCGGGTCAACGTAGGCCTTCTGGAAAACCTCATGAACCTGGCTGGAGAGCTGGTTTTAAGCCGCAATCAGCTCATGCAGGCCATTTCCACCCAGGATGATCAGACTATAAACCTGGCCGGGCAGCGCATCGACCTGGTGACCTCGGAGCTGCAGGAGGCCATCATGCTCACCCGCATGCAGCCGGTGAGCAACGTCTTCAACAAGTTTCCCAGGGTGGTGCGGGACATGTCCCAGAGCCTGGGCAAGGACATTGAGCTCTACCTGGAAGGCAAGGAGGTGGAGCTGGACAAGACCATTATCGAGGGTCTGTCCGACCCCCTGACCCACTTAGTGCGCAATTCCGCGGACCACGCCATAGAAAAGCCCGACGAGCGGGTGGCCAAGGGCAAGAAGCCCCAGGGCAAGATAGTACTCAAGGCCTTTCACGCTGCAGGCCAGGTCAATATTGAGATTATCGACGACGGCAAGGGCATACCGGTGGAGAGGATCGTGGAAAAGGCCCTGGACAAGGGGCTCATTACCGAAGAGCAGGTCCGGACCATGTCCGACAAGGACAAGGCCCAGCTCATATTTTTGCCCGGCCTGTCCACCGCGGATCAGATCACCGATGTCTCCGGCCGCGGTGTGGGCATGGACGTGGTCAAGAGCAACCTGGACCGCCTGGGCGGCCAGGTGGACATCGACACTGAGGAGGGCAAGGGGACATCCATCCGGATCAAGCTGCCCCTGACCCTGGCCATTATTCCCAGCCTGCTTATTTCCGTGAGCCAGGAGCGTTTTGCCATCCCCCAGATCAACGTGGACGAGCTTATCCAGATCCCGGCCCAGCAGGTGCAGGAAAAGATCGAGGTGGTGGGGGATGCCCAGGTGCTCATATTAAGGGGAGAGCTTATCCCCCTGGTGGGACTCAATGAAATTCTCAGGCTGGACCAGAAAAACACCCGGTCCAAAGCCAGGGTGACCTCAATAGAAGAGGCCAGGTCCAGAAAGGACAGGCAGGATAAAAAGGCCGAAACCAGCGCTCAGACATCTGAGAAGAGCCGGTCAGAGGACGCCGGCCTGGAAAAAGAGGTCATCGAAGCCAGCAAATGGTCCATTTCCGGCGAGGAAGATATAAATATTGTTGTGGTCTATTCCGGGACCTTCAAGTACGGCCTGGTGGTGGATGAGCTGCACGACTCCGTGGAAATCGTGGTCAAGCCCCTGGGCCGCCATCTCAAGGCCTGCGACGGATATGCCGGGGCCACCATCATGGGCGACGGTCATGTGGCCCTGATCCTGGATGTGGTGGGCATGGCCAGGCTGGCCGAGCTTTCCTCCATGGCCGGCACGGAAAAGGCCCAGGAAATGGCCCGGGAGCAGGAGACCGAAAAGGAGAAGGACCTGCACAGCCTGTTTCTGTTCAACAACGGACCCAGAGAACACTGCGCCGTGCCCCTGGACCTGGTGGCCCGGGTGGAGCTTATCAAGGCCGAGGACATAGAAATCACCGGGGGCAAAAAGGTCATCCAGTACCGCGGCGGGGTTTTACCGGTCTTTGCCCTGCATGAGGCCGCCAGCGTGGAACATCTGGAACTGGAAGGCGAACTGGTGGTGATTGTCTTTTATATGGCCGGGCACGAGGTGGGTCTTCTGGCCTCTCCGCCTGTGGATGCCAGGGAAGTGCGCGTGGAGATAGACGATTTCACCCTGAAGCAAAACGGTATTTCCGGTTCTGCAGTGCTGGACGGCTATACCACTCTGATCGTTGATATCTACGAATTTATGGAGACCCTGAACCCGCAGTGGTTTGAAAGCCGCGAAAAGGTCCAGCCCCTGGAACAGGAAGGGGGCACTCAGATACTCCTGGTGGAGGACTCGGACTTTTTCCGCAGTCAGGTCAAAAAGTTTATCCAGGATGAAGGCTATGAAGTAGCCACAGCCGAGGACGGGGCAGTGGCCTGGCAGTACATGCAGGACAACCCGGGCGAGGTACAGCTTGTGGTCACGGACCTGGAGATGCCCAACATGGACGGCTTTGAGCTTACTGAACATATAAAAAGTGATGACCGCTTTAATCACCTGCCGGTCCTGGCCCTGACCTCCCTGGCCGGGGAGGAGGACGTGGCCCGGGGCAAGAAGGTAGGCATAGACGACTACCAGATCAAGCTGGACAAGGAAAAGCTTCTGCAGAGCATATTCAGCTTTCTAAGCAGCAAAGCAGCCTGA
- a CDS encoding YbgA family protein produces the protein MKIGISTCLLGENVRYDGGHKLDRYLRDLLGKYVSYVPVCPETESGMPIPREALRLVGDIDSPRLVTQKSGEDYTSVMQSWASKRLDALEKEKLCGFIFKSKSPSSGMERVKVYNDKGHPVPKGRGIFAGMFMERFPLLPVEEEGRLHDPMLRENFITRIFVYGRWLELMEQGLTTARLIDFHTRHKLLLMAHNVNAYRELGRLVAGARELPPDELADQYISKLMTALKLSSTIKKNVNVLQHVMGYFKKDLSSDEKQELLEVIGNYKDSLVPLIVPVTLLNHYVRKYDQPYLKEQVYLNPHPMELKLRNHV, from the coding sequence TTGAAAATTGGAATTAGTACATGCCTTCTGGGCGAAAACGTGCGCTATGACGGAGGGCACAAGCTGGACAGGTACCTGCGGGACCTGCTGGGCAAGTATGTGAGCTATGTACCGGTATGCCCGGAAACCGAATCGGGAATGCCCATACCCAGAGAAGCCCTGCGGTTGGTAGGGGATATAGACTCTCCAAGGCTGGTCACCCAGAAGTCCGGAGAGGACTATACCAGTGTCATGCAAAGCTGGGCATCAAAAAGGCTGGATGCACTGGAAAAAGAAAAGCTGTGCGGTTTCATTTTTAAGAGCAAGTCTCCCAGCAGCGGCATGGAGAGGGTAAAAGTCTACAATGACAAGGGTCACCCGGTTCCCAAGGGGCGGGGGATATTCGCGGGAATGTTCATGGAGCGCTTTCCCCTGCTGCCCGTGGAAGAAGAGGGCAGGCTGCATGATCCCATGCTCAGGGAGAATTTTATCACCAGGATATTTGTCTACGGCAGGTGGCTGGAACTGATGGAGCAGGGGCTGACCACCGCCCGTCTCATTGATTTTCATACCCGGCACAAGCTGCTCCTTATGGCCCACAATGTAAATGCCTACAGGGAGCTGGGCAGGCTGGTGGCCGGGGCCAGGGAGCTGCCTCCTGATGAGCTCGCAGATCAATATATAAGCAAACTCATGACAGCCCTGAAACTTTCTTCCACCATCAAGAAAAACGTCAACGTGCTGCAGCATGTCATGGGGTACTTCAAGAAGGACCTGAGCAGCGATGAAAAGCAGGAGCTGCTGGAAGTCATCGGCAACTACAAAGATTCGCTGGTGCCACTTATCGTGCCTGTAACCCTTCTTAATCACTACGTGCGCAAATACGACCAGCCATATCTCAAGGAGCAGGTGTATCTAAATCCCCACCCCATGGAGCTCAAGCTTAGAAACCATGTGTGA
- a CDS encoding small multi-drug export protein, whose translation MEALWQYFLVFILSATPWIEILLVIPAALAMSLDPWLVGILAFAGNTAPIFIMVYGYELWRKWRAGKAKGYARPASRRRRRALRIWNRYGLPGLSLLAPALTGVHLAVLIALTFRTSKKDLLVWMNISLVVWTTGLTLGVYYGIEGLRFLTG comes from the coding sequence ATGGAAGCCTTGTGGCAATACTTTCTGGTTTTTATCCTGTCGGCAACCCCCTGGATAGAGATTCTGCTGGTGATACCCGCAGCTCTGGCCATGAGCCTTGATCCCTGGCTGGTGGGCATCCTGGCCTTTGCCGGAAATACCGCACCGATATTTATCATGGTGTACGGCTATGAGCTGTGGCGCAAATGGAGGGCGGGCAAGGCAAAAGGCTATGCAAGACCGGCCTCCAGGCGCAGAAGGAGGGCTTTAAGAATCTGGAACAGGTACGGTCTTCCGGGGCTGTCTTTGCTGGCACCGGCTCTTACCGGGGTCCACCTGGCCGTACTCATTGCTTTGACCTTCAGAACTTCAAAAAAAGATCTTCTGGTGTGGATGAACATCAGCCTGGTGGTCTGGACCACTGGCCTGACTCTGGGAGTTTATTACGGTATCGAAGGCCTGCGGTTTTTAACCGGCTGA
- a CDS encoding protoglobin domain-containing protein yields the protein MRKQVPLERLLYFKEQIGFDAKTQELLKKHGHVIAEHKEDFAVYFEEFFRGVEETRPYLEVQEYPGQLQGIWKRWFESILTRDFDEHLVGWMWNSGITHVRINLDHRFVNLGYCLARRFCNQAISRSIAQEDMAEAMEAVEKALDLCLLIETEAFLANTFQCDSEVIRGIAHQIRNPITVIGGSIMRLKRSKEVTAGAAHETYDTILAESRRMEKMVRDVSSYNEVFHRQSEWSPVFLQEMLQQVLDECSNRYPVDNLDLQTGFAPMAKQVLGNPDEYRLMFRHLLANAFEAVDTENPVISVQTSLDPGTSMYVLVEIFNTGKLSGTDEMETLFTPFFSTRAMGTGLGLPISRVVAQKVKGNIMLYPVSKGGVACLASLPRGDLD from the coding sequence TCTCAAAAAGCACGGTCATGTAATTGCAGAGCACAAAGAGGATTTTGCCGTGTATTTCGAGGAGTTTTTCAGGGGGGTTGAAGAGACCAGGCCTTATCTTGAGGTTCAGGAATATCCAGGACAGCTGCAGGGAATATGGAAGAGGTGGTTTGAGAGCATACTGACCAGGGATTTTGATGAACACCTGGTGGGCTGGATGTGGAACAGTGGGATAACCCATGTGCGCATCAACCTGGATCACAGGTTTGTAAACCTTGGATACTGCCTTGCCAGGAGATTCTGCAATCAGGCCATCAGCAGAAGCATCGCACAGGAGGATATGGCGGAAGCCATGGAGGCGGTAGAAAAGGCCCTGGATCTGTGTCTGCTCATTGAAACCGAGGCTTTTTTAGCCAACACCTTTCAGTGCGACAGCGAAGTTATAAGGGGTATCGCCCACCAGATCAGAAATCCCATTACCGTCATCGGGGGCAGCATCATGCGCCTCAAGCGCAGCAAGGAAGTCACTGCCGGGGCGGCCCATGAAACCTACGACACCATTCTGGCCGAGTCCAGGCGCATGGAGAAGATGGTTCGGGATGTAAGCAGCTACAACGAAGTTTTTCACCGCCAGTCGGAATGGAGCCCTGTTTTCCTGCAGGAAATGCTGCAACAAGTCCTGGATGAGTGCAGTAATCGCTATCCGGTGGACAACCTGGACCTGCAGACCGGTTTTGCTCCCATGGCCAAACAGGTGCTGGGCAACCCTGATGAGTACCGCCTCATGTTCAGGCACCTGCTGGCCAACGCCTTTGAGGCAGTAGATACAGAGAATCCGGTCATAAGCGTGCAGACCTCACTGGATCCGGGAACCTCCATGTATGTTCTGGTGGAGATATTCAATACAGGTAAACTCTCTGGTACAGATGAAATGGAGACCCTGTTTACGCCCTTTTTTTCCACCCGGGCCATGGGCACCGGACTGGGCCTGCCCATATCCAGGGTGGTGGCCCAGAAGGTCAAGGGAAATATAATGCTCTACCCAGTCTCCAAAGGCGGCGTGGCTTGCCTGGCCAGTCTGCCTCGGGGAGATTTGGATTGA